Proteins encoded by one window of Luteimonas yindakuii:
- a CDS encoding homocysteine S-methyltransferase family protein translates to MTEVNAAPLSHGVRWLHPRRVEALHEALAQRILVIDGAMGTLIQQHGFAEADYRGERFAEGYDRLAPGERVARDLRGNNDLLNLTRPDIIAGIHRAYLEAGADLVETNTFNATSISQADYGLQHLARELNREGARIARAACDATEASTPGQPRFVIGVVGPTSRTASISPDVNDPGFRNTSFDELRQAYADATHGLVEGGADVVMVETVFDTLNAKAALYAIEEVFDDLGARLPVMVSGTITDASGRTLSGQTAEAFHVSLMHARPLAIGLNCALGARELRPHVETLARVAQCHVSAHPNAGLPNAFGGYDQTPDEMATMLKEFATAGLVNLVGGCCGTTPDHIRAIADAVSGVAPRRQGGVE, encoded by the coding sequence GTGACGGAAGTAAACGCCGCTCCGCTGTCGCACGGCGTGCGCTGGCTGCACCCGCGCCGTGTCGAGGCGCTGCATGAGGCCCTCGCCCAGCGCATCCTCGTGATCGACGGCGCGATGGGCACGCTGATCCAGCAGCACGGGTTTGCCGAAGCGGACTATCGCGGCGAGCGTTTCGCCGAAGGCTATGACCGGTTGGCACCGGGGGAGCGCGTCGCGCGCGACCTGCGCGGAAACAACGACCTGCTCAACCTGACCCGCCCGGACATCATTGCCGGCATCCACCGCGCCTACCTCGAGGCTGGCGCCGACCTGGTCGAGACCAACACCTTCAACGCGACGTCGATCAGCCAGGCCGATTACGGCCTGCAGCACCTGGCACGCGAGCTCAACCGCGAAGGCGCGCGCATCGCCCGTGCAGCCTGCGACGCGACGGAGGCGAGCACGCCCGGGCAGCCGCGTTTCGTGATCGGGGTGGTAGGGCCGACCAGCCGCACCGCATCGATCAGCCCCGACGTCAATGACCCCGGCTTCCGCAACACCTCCTTCGACGAACTGCGACAGGCCTACGCCGACGCCACGCACGGCCTGGTCGAAGGCGGCGCCGACGTGGTGATGGTGGAGACGGTGTTCGACACCCTCAATGCGAAAGCGGCGCTGTACGCGATCGAGGAGGTCTTCGACGACCTCGGCGCGCGCCTGCCGGTGATGGTGTCCGGCACCATCACCGACGCCTCCGGACGCACCCTGTCGGGACAGACCGCCGAAGCGTTCCATGTCTCGCTGATGCACGCCCGCCCGCTGGCGATCGGCCTCAACTGCGCGCTGGGCGCGCGCGAACTGCGCCCGCATGTCGAGACCCTGGCCCGCGTTGCGCAGTGCCACGTCAGTGCGCATCCCAACGCCGGCCTGCCGAACGCGTTCGGTGGCTACGACCAGACCCCGGACGAGATGGCCACGATGCTGAAGGAGTTCGCCACCGCGGGGCTGGTCAACCTGGTCGGCGGCTGCTGCGGCACCACGCCGGACCACATCCGCGCGATCGCCGACGCGGTGTCTGGCGTGGCGCCCCGTCGCCAGGGAGGCGTGGAATGA
- the metH gene encoding methionine synthase, whose protein sequence is MSSAPRHTRLSGLEPLAITPELLFVNVGERTNVTGSARFRKLVKEGRYEDAVEVARQQVESGAQILDVNMDEGLIDSEAAMVRFLNLIASEPDIARIPVMVDSSKWSVIEAGLQCLQGKGVVNSISLKDGHAAFVEHARKVLRYGAAAVVMAFDEDGQADTCARKVEICTRAYRILVDEVGFPPEDIIFDPNIFAIATGIAEHDNYAVDFIEATRIIRATLPHCHVSGGVSNVSFSFRGNEPVRAAIHSVFLYHAIQAGMDMGIVNAGALPVYDDLDPELRTRVEDVVLNRRADATERLLEIAETFRGSGGARVVEDQAWRQRPVRERLTHALVHGIDQYVETDTEEARQLLPRPLDVIEGPLMDGMNVVGDLFGAGKMFLPQVVKSARVMKKAVAYLLPWIEAEKARTGDVAKTNGRIVLATVKGDVHDIGKNIVGVVLACNNFEVVDLGVMVGAQVILDKAREIDADLVGLSGLITPSLEEMGHVAREMQRQGFTMPLLIGGATTSRAHTALKIDPHYAAPTVWVKDASRAVGVAQSLISRDMRAAFVAANDADYAEIRERHRNRGDAKRLVSLQKARGQKFDGGWDGYVPPAPRATGLHVFEDWPLAELADCIDWSPFFNAWELAGYPAILDDAVVGTQARELYRDARAMLATIVEEKWLTAKAVFGLWPAYSVGDDVVVHADGGETTLHFLRQQVDKPADRPDFCLADFIAPRGTGLADWIGGFAVTAGIGLDPHVARFEADHDDYNAILLKALADRLAEALAERLHQRVRMEFWGYATDEALDNDALIAERYRGIRPAPGYPACPDHSEKATLFKLLDAGANAGMTLTENFAMLPTAAVSGYYFSHPRSQYFVVGRVAREQVADYARRKGVSLQQAERWLATQLDYDPQ, encoded by the coding sequence ATGAGCAGCGCACCGCGCCACACCCGCCTGTCCGGCCTCGAGCCGCTGGCCATCACGCCCGAACTGCTGTTCGTCAATGTCGGCGAGCGCACCAACGTCACCGGCAGCGCGCGCTTCCGCAAGCTGGTCAAGGAAGGCCGCTACGAGGATGCGGTGGAGGTGGCGCGCCAGCAGGTCGAGAGCGGCGCGCAGATCCTCGACGTGAACATGGACGAAGGCCTCATCGATTCGGAAGCGGCGATGGTGCGCTTCCTCAACCTGATCGCCTCCGAGCCCGACATCGCCCGCATCCCGGTGATGGTGGACTCGTCGAAATGGAGCGTGATCGAGGCTGGCCTGCAGTGCCTGCAGGGCAAGGGCGTGGTCAACTCGATCTCGCTGAAAGACGGCCACGCCGCGTTCGTCGAGCACGCCCGCAAGGTGCTGCGCTACGGCGCGGCCGCGGTGGTCATGGCGTTCGACGAGGACGGCCAGGCCGATACCTGCGCGCGCAAGGTGGAAATCTGCACCCGCGCCTACCGCATCCTCGTCGACGAGGTCGGCTTCCCGCCCGAAGACATCATCTTCGATCCCAACATCTTCGCCATCGCCACCGGCATTGCCGAGCACGACAACTACGCGGTCGATTTCATCGAGGCCACCCGGATCATCCGTGCCACGCTGCCGCATTGCCATGTCTCCGGCGGCGTGTCCAACGTGAGCTTCTCCTTCCGCGGCAATGAGCCGGTGCGGGCGGCGATCCACTCGGTGTTCCTCTACCACGCGATCCAGGCCGGCATGGACATGGGCATCGTCAACGCCGGCGCGCTGCCGGTCTACGACGATCTCGATCCGGAACTGCGCACGCGCGTGGAGGATGTCGTCCTCAACCGCCGCGCGGATGCGACCGAGCGGTTGCTCGAGATCGCCGAGACCTTCCGCGGCAGCGGCGGCGCACGCGTCGTCGAGGACCAGGCGTGGCGCCAGCGCCCGGTACGCGAACGCCTCACCCATGCGCTGGTGCATGGCATCGACCAGTACGTGGAAACCGACACCGAGGAGGCGCGCCAGCTGCTGCCGCGCCCGCTCGATGTCATCGAAGGTCCGCTGATGGACGGCATGAACGTGGTCGGCGACCTGTTCGGTGCCGGCAAGATGTTCCTGCCGCAGGTGGTGAAATCGGCACGGGTGATGAAGAAGGCGGTGGCTTACCTGTTGCCGTGGATCGAAGCGGAAAAGGCCCGCACCGGCGATGTCGCGAAAACCAACGGCCGCATCGTGCTGGCCACGGTCAAGGGCGATGTGCACGACATCGGCAAGAACATCGTCGGCGTGGTGCTGGCGTGCAACAACTTCGAGGTCGTCGACCTCGGGGTGATGGTGGGCGCGCAGGTCATCCTCGACAAGGCACGTGAAATCGATGCCGACCTGGTCGGCCTGTCAGGCCTGATCACGCCTTCGCTGGAAGAGATGGGCCACGTCGCGCGCGAGATGCAACGGCAGGGCTTCACCATGCCGCTGCTGATCGGGGGTGCCACCACCTCGCGTGCGCACACGGCGCTGAAGATCGATCCGCACTACGCCGCGCCCACCGTCTGGGTGAAGGACGCCTCGCGTGCGGTGGGCGTGGCGCAATCGCTGATCTCCCGCGACATGCGCGCGGCGTTCGTCGCCGCCAACGATGCCGACTACGCGGAAATCCGCGAACGCCATCGCAACCGCGGCGACGCCAAGCGACTGGTGTCACTGCAGAAGGCGCGCGGGCAGAAGTTCGACGGCGGCTGGGACGGGTACGTGCCGCCCGCGCCGCGCGCGACCGGCCTGCATGTGTTCGAGGACTGGCCGCTGGCGGAGCTTGCCGACTGCATCGACTGGAGCCCGTTCTTCAACGCGTGGGAACTGGCAGGCTATCCGGCGATCCTCGACGACGCCGTCGTCGGCACCCAGGCGCGCGAGCTGTACCGCGACGCGCGGGCGATGCTTGCGACCATCGTCGAGGAGAAGTGGTTGACCGCGAAAGCCGTGTTCGGCCTGTGGCCGGCGTACAGCGTCGGCGACGACGTGGTGGTGCACGCCGACGGCGGCGAGACCACGCTCCACTTCCTGCGCCAGCAGGTCGACAAGCCGGCCGATCGTCCCGACTTCTGCCTGGCGGACTTCATCGCACCACGCGGGACCGGCCTGGCCGACTGGATCGGCGGGTTCGCGGTGACGGCAGGCATCGGGCTGGACCCGCATGTCGCGCGTTTCGAGGCCGACCATGACGACTACAACGCGATCCTGCTCAAGGCGCTGGCGGACCGCCTGGCCGAAGCACTGGCCGAGCGCCTGCACCAGCGCGTGCGCATGGAGTTCTGGGGCTATGCCACCGACGAGGCGCTGGACAACGACGCGCTGATCGCCGAGCGCTACCGTGGCATCCGCCCCGCACCCGGCTACCCGGCGTGCCCCGACCACAGCGAGAAGGCCACCCTGTTCAAGCTACTCGATGCGGGTGCGAATGCGGGCATGACGCTGACCGAGAATTTCGCGATGCTGCCCACCGCCGCGGTCTCCGGCTACTACTTCAGCCACCCGCGCAGCCAGTACTTCGTCGTCGGCAGGGTTGCACGCGAACAGGTCGCGGACTACGCACGCCGCAAGGGCGTGTCACTGCAGCAGGCCGAGCGGTGGCTGGCGACCCAGCTCGACTACGACCCGCAGTGA
- a CDS encoding DUF2058 domain-containing protein, whose amino-acid sequence MSDTLRDQLLGLGFKAPTPERQPARKPGAGGNQASAKADASRPGQRRPDGKPSPGKPQARGDARTRGRGKPTSREDIDLAKAYAIRAQKEKDERIAAEKQKQEEARLRREARARLATLLEGKALNHADADIARHFEYGGKIKRIYVTAEQLRALNAGELGVAQLNGRYLLVTAAVLAEAEAVFAPSVALRVDPDAPAGDDPYADPMYQVPDDLVW is encoded by the coding sequence ATGAGCGATACCCTGCGCGACCAGCTCCTGGGCCTGGGCTTCAAGGCCCCCACGCCGGAGCGCCAGCCTGCGCGCAAGCCCGGTGCGGGCGGCAATCAGGCGTCTGCCAAGGCCGATGCATCGCGCCCTGGCCAGCGCCGCCCGGACGGCAAGCCGTCGCCGGGCAAGCCGCAGGCCCGCGGCGATGCGCGCACGCGCGGTCGCGGCAAGCCAACGTCGCGGGAGGACATCGACCTCGCCAAGGCGTACGCGATCCGTGCCCAGAAGGAAAAGGACGAGCGCATCGCGGCGGAGAAGCAGAAACAGGAGGAGGCACGCCTGCGCCGCGAGGCGCGTGCACGCCTGGCGACCCTGCTCGAGGGCAAGGCGCTCAACCACGCGGATGCCGACATCGCCCGTCACTTCGAGTACGGCGGCAAGATCAAGCGCATCTACGTGACCGCCGAGCAGCTGCGGGCGCTCAACGCCGGCGAGCTGGGCGTGGCCCAGCTCAATGGGCGGTACCTGCTGGTGACCGCGGCGGTGCTGGCGGAGGCGGAGGCGGTGTTCGCGCCGTCGGTGGCGCTGCGGGTGGACCCGGACGCCCCCGCCGGCGACGACCCCTATGCCGACCCGATGTACCAGGTACCCGACGACCTGGTGTGGTGA
- a CDS encoding SlyX family protein: MDELEQRVVELETRVAFQEHALNEMSDALAGLRLQSAQNAELLRRSLDELKQARGGFFADPADEPPPPHY, encoded by the coding sequence ATGGATGAACTGGAACAGCGCGTGGTCGAACTGGAAACGCGGGTCGCGTTCCAGGAGCACGCGCTCAACGAGATGAGCGATGCGCTCGCCGGGCTGCGCCTGCAGTCGGCGCAGAACGCGGAGCTGCTGCGGCGCAGCCTCGACGAACTGAAGCAGGCGCGTGGCGGCTTCTTCGCCGACCCGGCGGACGAGCCGCCACCGCCGCATTACTGA
- a CDS encoding FKBP-type peptidyl-prolyl cis-trans isomerase has product MKISRSALTLSALALATTLGLSACKKIEDGEGTSTAASATGADAPAVQVQGLKNNREQVGYAIGLDLGNSIKPLEDEIDLDAMVRGIRDNLAGKEPKLNDEQVMQVMQGLATRMQAKQAAEAQTRLDDEKKILDENAAKPNVQTTESGLQYEVLTPGTGPTPSAGDRVRVHYEGKLLDGTVFDSSIQRGEPVEFSLGEIIPGWQEGLQLMQQGAKHRLWIPSSLGYGEQGAGPIPPNAALQFEVELIEVLPASAQ; this is encoded by the coding sequence ATGAAGATTTCCCGCAGCGCCCTGACCCTCTCCGCGCTCGCGCTGGCCACCACCCTCGGGCTGTCGGCCTGCAAGAAGATCGAGGACGGCGAGGGCACTTCGACGGCCGCTTCGGCGACCGGCGCCGATGCGCCGGCGGTGCAGGTGCAGGGCCTCAAGAACAACCGCGAGCAGGTCGGCTATGCGATCGGCCTCGACCTCGGCAACTCGATCAAGCCGCTCGAGGACGAGATCGACCTCGACGCGATGGTGCGTGGTATCCGCGACAACCTCGCTGGCAAGGAGCCCAAGCTCAACGACGAGCAGGTCATGCAGGTGATGCAGGGCCTGGCGACGCGCATGCAGGCCAAGCAGGCTGCCGAGGCGCAGACCCGTCTCGACGACGAGAAGAAGATCCTCGACGAGAACGCGGCGAAGCCGAACGTGCAGACCACCGAGTCCGGCCTGCAGTACGAGGTGCTGACCCCCGGCACCGGCCCGACCCCGTCGGCCGGTGACCGCGTGCGCGTGCACTACGAGGGCAAGCTGCTCGACGGCACCGTGTTCGACAGCTCGATCCAGCGCGGCGAGCCGGTGGAGTTCTCGCTGGGCGAAATCATCCCCGGCTGGCAGGAAGGCCTGCAGCTGATGCAGCAGGGCGCCAAGCACCGCCTGTGGATCCCGAGCAGCCTCGGCTATGGCGAGCAGGGCGCCGGTCCGATCCCGCCGAATGCCGCGCTGCAGTTCGAGGTCGAGCTGATCGAAGTGCTGCCCGCCAGCGCGCAGTAA
- a CDS encoding FKBP-type peptidyl-prolyl cis-trans isomerase → MKKAMRGVAALCLAAVCAAVVPVTSFAQAPALQGERAQVSYMVGMDVGQSIAPVGPDIDYAALERGIRNAFEGGEPLLSEQDVAQTAQALMQRIAVRNGQTPPGMPPGAPPPEVDRQKVGLMVGSDIGRSLQPIQGELDLAVLVQGLRARVEGGPVLMDEAQADAVRQSFSERVQKDMEAQQAQAGEKNRAEGEAFLAGNRTETGVQVTPSGLQYRVVRQGSGRRPVASDRVRVHYHGTLLDGTVFDSSYERGRPADFGLGQVIPGWTEGVALMPIGSKYRFWIPARLGYGAKGTQGIPPEATLVFDVELLDIL, encoded by the coding sequence ATGAAGAAAGCGATGCGCGGTGTGGCCGCGCTCTGTCTCGCCGCGGTCTGTGCGGCGGTGGTGCCGGTGACGTCGTTCGCCCAGGCGCCGGCGCTGCAGGGCGAGCGCGCCCAGGTCAGTTACATGGTCGGTATGGACGTGGGCCAGTCGATCGCCCCGGTCGGCCCCGACATCGACTACGCCGCGCTGGAGCGTGGCATCCGCAACGCGTTCGAGGGCGGCGAGCCGCTGCTGTCGGAACAGGACGTGGCGCAGACGGCGCAGGCGCTGATGCAGCGCATCGCGGTCCGCAACGGGCAGACCCCGCCCGGCATGCCCCCGGGTGCACCGCCGCCGGAAGTCGACCGCCAGAAGGTCGGCCTGATGGTGGGCAGTGACATCGGCCGCTCGTTGCAGCCGATCCAGGGCGAGCTCGATCTTGCCGTGCTGGTGCAGGGCCTGCGCGCGCGCGTCGAGGGCGGCCCGGTCCTGATGGACGAGGCACAGGCCGACGCCGTGCGGCAGTCGTTCTCGGAGCGCGTGCAGAAGGACATGGAGGCGCAGCAGGCGCAGGCCGGCGAGAAGAACCGCGCCGAAGGCGAGGCATTCCTCGCCGGCAACCGCACTGAAACCGGCGTGCAGGTCACCCCGTCGGGCCTGCAGTACCGGGTGGTCCGCCAGGGCTCGGGCCGGCGTCCGGTCGCCAGCGACCGCGTGCGCGTGCACTACCACGGCACCCTGCTCGACGGCACGGTGTTCGACAGCTCCTACGAGCGCGGCCGGCCGGCCGATTTCGGCCTTGGGCAGGTGATCCCCGGCTGGACCGAGGGAGTTGCGCTGATGCCGATCGGCAGCAAGTACCGGTTCTGGATTCCGGCCCGCCTCGGTTACGGCGCCAAGGGCACGCAGGGCATCCCGCCGGAAGCCACCCTGGTGTTCGACGTCGAGCTGCTCGACATCCTCTGA
- a CDS encoding glutathione peroxidase, whose amino-acid sequence MNVKTIVCAAFLMFSMTHVQAADSLLDHQYRPLAGRGAVDLRATYGGQVVLVVNTASKCGLAPQFEALEALHSKYATRGFAVLGFPSGDFREQEFEDETEIREFCTLTYGVQFPMFERVHVVGPQATGLYRDLAGASGGDVPQWNFHKYLIGRDGTLVASWGSRTPPDDPAIVSAIERALGSP is encoded by the coding sequence ATGAACGTCAAAACAATAGTTTGCGCAGCATTTCTCATGTTTTCGATGACCCATGTGCAGGCCGCGGACAGCCTGCTCGACCATCAGTACCGCCCGCTGGCCGGCCGCGGGGCGGTGGATCTGCGCGCCACCTATGGGGGCCAGGTGGTGCTGGTGGTGAACACGGCCAGCAAATGCGGTCTGGCTCCGCAGTTCGAAGCGCTGGAAGCACTGCATTCGAAGTACGCCACGCGCGGCTTCGCAGTGCTCGGCTTTCCATCGGGTGATTTCCGTGAACAGGAGTTCGAGGATGAAACGGAGATCCGCGAGTTCTGCACCCTGACCTATGGCGTGCAGTTCCCGATGTTCGAACGCGTGCACGTGGTCGGGCCGCAGGCGACGGGGCTGTACCGCGATCTGGCGGGGGCCAGCGGCGGCGACGTGCCGCAGTGGAACTTCCACAAGTATCTGATCGGTCGCGACGGCACTCTCGTCGCCAGCTGGGGCAGCCGCACGCCGCCGGACGACCCGGCCATCGTCAGCGCGATCGAACGTGCGTTGGGATCACCCTGA
- a CDS encoding GntR family transcriptional regulator — protein MADIQWSDGAPIYRQLKERVIAMMLDGVLKPGDALPSVRQVAADYQLNPITVSRAYQELADEALVEKRRGLGMFVTEEASRKLLSTERERFLHEEWPLVLERIQRLGLGLDDLTRPLRTGGAE, from the coding sequence ATGGCCGACATCCAGTGGAGCGATGGCGCTCCCATCTACCGCCAGCTCAAGGAACGGGTGATCGCGATGATGCTCGACGGCGTGCTCAAGCCCGGCGACGCCCTGCCCTCGGTGCGTCAGGTGGCCGCGGACTACCAGCTCAACCCGATCACCGTGTCGCGCGCCTACCAGGAGCTCGCGGACGAGGCGCTGGTCGAGAAACGCAGGGGCCTGGGCATGTTCGTGACCGAAGAGGCATCCAGGAAACTGCTGTCCACCGAACGCGAGCGCTTCCTGCACGAGGAATGGCCGCTGGTACTCGAACGCATCCAGCGCCTGGGTCTGGGCCTGGACGATCTCACCCGACCGTTGCGCACTGGAGGTGCCGAGTGA
- a CDS encoding ABC transporter ATP-binding protein: protein MNTLPDVSLPHVIQARGLRKAYRNSLALADASFAIEPGRIVGLIGPNGAGKTTALKAILGLLQVEGDLQVLGLDPRRDRDRLMNDVCFIADVAVLPRWIRVREAIDYVEAVHPHFDRTRCERFLANTKLTPKMRVREMSKGMIVQLHLALVMAIDVRLLVLDEPTLGLDILYRKEFYQRLLEDYFDEQKTILVTTHQVEEIEHILTDVMFIRDGRIVLQSTMDEVGERFTEVLLNADRVDAARALGPVNERSLPFGKTVMLFDGVPAVRLAEYGETRNPGLADLFVAQMKGTYA, encoded by the coding sequence GTGAACACGCTACCCGACGTCAGCCTGCCCCATGTCATCCAGGCGCGCGGACTGCGCAAGGCCTACCGCAATTCACTGGCCCTGGCCGACGCCAGTTTCGCCATCGAGCCGGGCCGTATCGTCGGCCTGATCGGCCCCAACGGTGCCGGCAAGACCACCGCGCTCAAGGCCATCCTCGGCCTGCTGCAGGTCGAAGGCGACCTGCAGGTGCTGGGCCTGGACCCGCGGCGCGACCGCGACCGGCTGATGAACGATGTCTGCTTCATCGCCGACGTCGCGGTGCTGCCGCGCTGGATCCGCGTGCGCGAGGCGATCGACTACGTCGAGGCCGTGCACCCGCACTTCGACCGCACCCGCTGCGAACGCTTCCTGGCCAACACCAAGCTCACCCCGAAGATGCGGGTGCGCGAGATGTCGAAGGGCATGATCGTGCAGCTGCACCTGGCGCTGGTGATGGCGATCGACGTGCGACTGCTGGTGCTCGACGAGCCGACCCTGGGCCTCGACATCCTCTATCGCAAGGAGTTCTACCAGCGCCTGCTGGAGGACTACTTCGACGAGCAGAAGACCATCCTCGTCACCACCCACCAGGTGGAGGAGATCGAGCACATCCTCACCGACGTGATGTTCATCCGTGACGGCCGGATCGTCCTGCAGTCGACGATGGACGAGGTCGGCGAACGCTTCACCGAGGTGCTGCTCAATGCCGACCGCGTGGATGCCGCGCGGGCGCTGGGGCCGGTGAACGAGCGCAGCCTGCCGTTCGGCAAGACGGTGATGCTGTTCGACGGCGTGCCCGCCGTGCGCCTGGCCGAGTACGGCGAGACCCGCAACCCGGGCCTGGCCGACCTGTTCGTGGCCCAGATGAAAGGAACCTACGCATGA
- a CDS encoding ABC-2 transporter permease: MNAQVETPVAARAVTPRRHPFPTLLRREYWEHRGGFLWAPVIAGGVSLLLTMIFAVVASVMARKAVAEGELEIDGVTINGLDLSLITSQMSAHDLQQLGDALDASLLMASSWPFIVMAFVVFFYCLGALYDDRKDRSVLFWKSLPVSDRDTVLSKVVSAALVAPLLATAAALATMVLFAVIVSVLVVMHGGNAFQLVWASGGPFRMAAFVVAAIPVYAVWALPTIGWLLLCSAWAKGKPFLWAIVVPVLLGVFVWWFEVMGYFGLQADWFWQNVVARMLLSVVPAGWMDAVNLHGIDAPGDLRDVLNLRTLYSTFLSPKMWIGAVAGAVMIAIAVRLRRWREEI; this comes from the coding sequence ATGAACGCCCAAGTCGAAACGCCGGTCGCGGCACGCGCCGTGACGCCGCGCCGGCATCCGTTCCCGACCCTGCTCCGGCGCGAATACTGGGAGCACCGTGGCGGCTTCCTGTGGGCGCCGGTGATCGCCGGTGGCGTCTCCCTGCTGCTGACCATGATCTTCGCGGTGGTCGCGTCGGTGATGGCACGCAAGGCCGTTGCCGAGGGTGAGCTCGAGATCGACGGCGTCACCATCAACGGCCTCGACCTGAGCCTGATCACCAGCCAGATGAGCGCGCACGACCTGCAGCAGCTCGGCGACGCCTTGGACGCCAGCCTGCTGATGGCCTCGAGCTGGCCCTTCATCGTCATGGCCTTCGTGGTGTTCTTCTACTGCCTGGGCGCGCTGTACGACGACCGCAAGGACCGCAGCGTGCTGTTCTGGAAATCGCTGCCGGTCTCCGACCGCGACACCGTGCTGTCGAAGGTGGTCAGCGCCGCGCTGGTCGCCCCGCTGCTGGCCACCGCGGCGGCACTGGCGACGATGGTGCTGTTCGCGGTGATCGTGAGCGTGCTGGTGGTGATGCATGGCGGCAACGCGTTCCAGCTGGTCTGGGCCTCGGGTGGTCCGTTCCGGATGGCGGCCTTCGTGGTCGCGGCGATCCCGGTCTACGCGGTCTGGGCGTTGCCCACCATCGGCTGGCTGCTGCTGTGCTCCGCCTGGGCGAAGGGCAAGCCGTTCCTGTGGGCGATCGTGGTGCCGGTGCTGCTGGGCGTGTTCGTCTGGTGGTTCGAGGTGATGGGTTACTTCGGCCTGCAGGCGGACTGGTTCTGGCAGAACGTGGTCGCCCGCATGCTGCTTAGCGTGGTGCCCGCGGGCTGGATGGACGCGGTCAACCTGCACGGCATCGACGCCCCGGGCGACCTGCGCGACGTACTCAACCTGCGCACCCTGTATTCGACCTTCCTGTCGCCGAAGATGTGGATCGGCGCGGTGGCGGGTGCGGTGATGATCGCCATCGCGGTGCGGCTGCGCCGCTGGCGCGAAGAGATCTGA
- a CDS encoding DUF2807 domain-containing protein, with product MKAIATLLVCLLPVAGFAQERCAHSQPQQLVLDTAGAKRVMFDIGPHRLRLQGSSGGDHRIAGRACASSEGDLARMSVTQELRGDTLHVKLQREDRRGLSLGDRYAYLTLEGTVPEDVLVQLRVGSGDAWLDGAASASADLGSGDVDVRGIRGLLTAKVGSGDAALHDVGALNVLSLGSGDIEASQVRGDAEVGSIGSGDFSLRGAAGNVDIGSIGSGDATLEDVTGNVVVGSIG from the coding sequence ATGAAAGCCATCGCCACCCTGCTGGTCTGCCTGCTTCCGGTCGCCGGATTCGCCCAGGAGCGCTGCGCCCACAGCCAGCCGCAGCAACTCGTCCTCGACACCGCCGGCGCCAAGCGCGTCATGTTCGACATCGGTCCGCACAGGCTCCGCCTGCAGGGCTCAAGCGGCGGCGATCACCGCATCGCGGGCCGTGCCTGTGCCTCGAGCGAGGGTGACCTCGCGCGCATGTCGGTCACCCAGGAGCTTCGCGGCGACACCCTCCACGTGAAGCTGCAGCGCGAGGACCGCCGCGGCCTGTCGCTCGGCGACCGCTATGCCTACCTGACGCTGGAAGGCACCGTGCCCGAGGACGTCCTGGTGCAGCTGCGCGTGGGCTCGGGCGATGCCTGGCTCGATGGCGCCGCATCGGCGAGCGCCGACTTGGGCTCGGGCGATGTCGATGTCCGCGGCATCCGCGGCCTGCTGACCGCCAAGGTCGGCTCCGGCGACGCCGCGCTGCATGACGTCGGCGCGCTGAACGTTCTCTCGCTCGGCTCCGGTGACATCGAGGCGAGCCAGGTCCGCGGTGACGCCGAGGTCGGCAGCATCGGGTCAGGCGACTTCAGCCTGCGGGGCGCCGCCGGCAACGTCGACATCGGGTCGATCGGCTCGGGCGACGCCACGCTGGAGGACGTCACCGGAAACGTCGTGGTCGGCTCCATCGGCTAG